A single window of Nocardioides kongjuensis DNA harbors:
- a CDS encoding ABC transporter permease subunit, which produces MSGPTTDWQPSERELARRRTRSRQRRHRVVVASTATVVVLGVLGAALVLSPGWPRVRATFLDWDHAKESLPSITEGFWINVKMFLVAEPLILVSGLALALIRQAHSAWLVPLRGLAVVYTDVVRGIPTLLLVFLFAFGMPALGLTGLPTSLFFWATTALVVSYSAYVAEVFRSGIESVHPSQLASAEALALSRAQTMRHVVVPQAVRRVVPPLLNDFVSLQKDTALVASVGLFDALYAAADYANYNFNYTPYLVAAVFFIAMTVPLARLCDVLARRLARRERAGAL; this is translated from the coding sequence GTGAGCGGACCGACCACGGACTGGCAGCCCAGCGAGCGGGAGCTCGCCCGACGTCGTACCCGTTCCCGTCAGCGGCGGCACCGCGTCGTGGTCGCCAGCACCGCGACCGTCGTGGTGCTCGGCGTGCTCGGTGCGGCGCTGGTGCTGTCGCCGGGCTGGCCGCGGGTGCGCGCGACCTTCCTCGACTGGGACCACGCGAAGGAGTCGCTGCCCAGCATCACCGAGGGCTTCTGGATCAACGTCAAGATGTTCCTGGTCGCGGAGCCGCTCATCCTGGTCTCCGGCCTGGCGCTGGCGCTCATCCGGCAGGCGCACTCGGCGTGGCTGGTGCCGCTTCGCGGTCTGGCCGTGGTCTACACCGACGTCGTGCGCGGCATCCCCACGCTGCTGCTGGTGTTCCTGTTCGCGTTCGGCATGCCGGCGCTGGGGCTGACCGGCCTGCCGACGAGCCTGTTCTTCTGGGCGACCACGGCTCTCGTCGTGTCGTACTCGGCCTACGTCGCCGAGGTGTTCCGCTCCGGCATCGAGTCGGTCCACCCCTCGCAGCTCGCGAGTGCCGAGGCACTGGCCCTGTCCCGGGCCCAGACGATGCGGCACGTGGTCGTGCCCCAGGCGGTACGCCGCGTCGTACCCCCGCTGCTCAACGACTTCGTCTCGCTGCAGAAGGACACCGCGCTGGTCGCGTCGGTCGGGCTGTTCGACGCGCTGTACGCGGCCGCCGACTACGCGAACTACAACTTCAACTACACGCCCTACCTCGTCGCCGCGGTCTTCTTCATCGCGATGACCGTCCCCCTGGCCCGGCTGTGCGACGTGCTCGCGCGACGCCTGGCCCGGCGCGAGCGGGCAGGAGCACTCTGA
- a CDS encoding ABC transporter substrate-binding protein, with product MRPALRLSRAATPVAAVLLATAVAACAPAEDEPEEQSGKSASADECAVADLPLVKKGVLTIGTDSPAYEPWFVDDDPTNGKGFESAVAYAVAEELGFSKDQVSWVTVPFNNSYKPGTKDFDFDINQISVNPEREKAVDFSDGYYSAAQAVIVLKDSPAAKATSLADLAKFKIGAQTGTTSLTAVREVIKPEQEPLVFQNTNNAKQAMLNGQVDAIIADLPTAFYISAVEIENSTLLGQFQYEGGTPEEFGLLFEQGNELLPCVNGALASLKQDGTLADIQQKWLSDVVSVPELQ from the coding sequence ATGCGTCCTGCCCTGCGCCTGTCCCGCGCCGCCACCCCTGTCGCCGCCGTCCTGCTCGCCACGGCGGTCGCCGCCTGCGCCCCGGCGGAGGACGAGCCCGAGGAGCAGAGCGGCAAGAGCGCCTCGGCCGACGAGTGTGCCGTCGCCGACCTGCCGCTGGTGAAGAAGGGCGTGCTGACCATCGGCACCGACTCTCCGGCGTACGAGCCCTGGTTCGTCGACGACGACCCGACCAACGGCAAGGGCTTCGAGTCCGCGGTGGCGTACGCCGTCGCCGAGGAGCTCGGCTTCTCCAAGGACCAGGTCAGCTGGGTGACCGTGCCGTTCAACAACTCCTACAAGCCCGGCACGAAGGACTTCGACTTCGACATCAACCAGATCTCGGTCAACCCCGAGCGCGAGAAGGCGGTCGACTTCTCCGACGGCTACTACTCCGCCGCCCAGGCCGTGATCGTGCTCAAGGACAGCCCCGCCGCGAAGGCGACCTCGCTGGCCGACCTCGCGAAGTTCAAGATCGGCGCCCAGACCGGCACCACCTCGCTGACCGCCGTGCGCGAGGTGATCAAGCCCGAGCAGGAGCCGCTGGTCTTCCAGAACACCAACAACGCCAAGCAGGCGATGCTCAACGGCCAGGTCGACGCGATCATCGCCGACCTCCCGACCGCGTTCTACATCAGCGCCGTCGAGATCGAGAACAGCACGCTGCTCGGCCAGTTCCAGTACGAGGGCGGCACGCCCGAGGAGTTCGGCCTGCTCTTCGAGCAGGGCAACGAGCTGCTCCCCTGCGTCAACGGCGCCCTCGCCTCCCTGAAGCAGGACGGCACCCTGGCCGACATCCAGCAGAAGTGGCTGTCCGACGTGGTCAGCGTGCCCGAGCTCCAGTGA
- a CDS encoding NAD(P)H-quinone dehydrogenase — protein MTRVVIVGGGPGGYESALVAAQLGAEVVVVDSDGVGGSAVLTDCVPSKTLIATAEVMTDFLEAGELGIDVAAPRVDLARVNERVKALALAQSADIGSRLAREGVTVVHGRGRLDGPSQVVATLADGTETTYDADAVLVATGATPRVLDTAQPDGERILTWEQVYDLAEMPEHVIVVGSGVTGAEFASAYQSLGIPVTLVSSRDRVLPGEDQDAAQVLEDVLTRRGMTVLGRSRMQSVTRSGDTVTVTLQDGREVTGSHCILALGSVPNTAGLGLEAAGVDLDDGGFVKVDRVSRTSAPGVYAAGDCTGVFMLASVAAMQGRIAMAHVLGDAVQPLDLGVVASNVFTSPEIATVGVTQKQVDAGEVLAEVVMQPLATNPRAKMQGIVDGFVKLFVAPGSRSLLGGVVVGPRASELIHPVALAVTERLTADQLAQTFTVYPSISGSIAEAARRLHRA, from the coding sequence ATGACGCGCGTCGTGATCGTCGGTGGGGGACCCGGTGGCTACGAGTCGGCCCTGGTGGCCGCCCAGCTCGGGGCGGAGGTCGTCGTCGTCGACTCCGACGGGGTCGGCGGGTCGGCGGTGCTGACCGACTGCGTGCCCAGCAAGACGCTGATCGCGACCGCCGAGGTGATGACCGACTTCCTCGAGGCCGGCGAGCTCGGCATCGACGTCGCGGCGCCCCGCGTGGACCTCGCGCGGGTCAACGAGCGCGTCAAGGCGCTCGCGCTCGCCCAGTCCGCCGACATCGGGAGCCGCCTGGCCCGCGAGGGCGTCACGGTCGTCCACGGCCGGGGCCGCCTCGACGGTCCGTCGCAGGTGGTCGCGACGCTGGCCGACGGCACCGAGACGACGTACGACGCCGACGCGGTGCTCGTCGCGACCGGAGCCACGCCGCGCGTGCTCGACACCGCTCAGCCCGACGGTGAGCGGATCCTGACCTGGGAGCAGGTCTACGACCTCGCCGAGATGCCCGAGCACGTCATCGTGGTCGGCTCCGGTGTGACCGGTGCGGAGTTCGCCAGCGCCTACCAGTCGCTCGGCATCCCGGTGACCCTCGTGTCGTCGCGCGACCGGGTGCTGCCCGGCGAGGACCAGGACGCCGCGCAGGTGCTCGAGGACGTGCTCACCCGCCGCGGCATGACCGTCCTCGGGCGCTCCCGGATGCAGTCGGTCACCCGGTCCGGCGACACGGTGACGGTCACCCTCCAGGACGGTCGCGAGGTGACCGGCTCCCACTGCATCCTCGCCCTGGGCTCGGTGCCCAACACCGCCGGCCTGGGCCTCGAGGCCGCGGGCGTCGACCTCGACGACGGCGGCTTCGTCAAGGTCGACCGGGTCTCGCGGACCTCCGCACCCGGCGTGTACGCCGCCGGTGACTGCACCGGCGTGTTCATGCTCGCCTCGGTCGCTGCCATGCAGGGCCGGATCGCGATGGCCCACGTCCTCGGCGACGCGGTGCAGCCGCTCGACCTCGGCGTGGTCGCGTCCAACGTCTTCACCTCACCGGAGATCGCCACCGTCGGCGTCACCCAGAAGCAGGTCGACGCCGGGGAGGTGCTCGCCGAGGTGGTGATGCAGCCGCTCGCCACGAACCCGCGCGCCAAGATGCAGGGCATCGTCGACGGCTTCGTGAAGCTCTTCGTCGCCCCCGGCTCGCGCAGCCTGCTCGGCGGTGTCGTCGTCGGTCCCCGCGCCTCCGAGCTGATCCACCCGGTCGCGCTCGCCGTGACCGAGCGGCTCACCGCCGACCAGCTCGCGCAGACCTTCACCGTCTACCCGTCGATCAGCGGCTCCATCGCCGAGGCCGCCCGCCGCCTGCACCGTGCCTGA
- a CDS encoding ribose-5-phosphate isomerase: MRVHLGCDHAGLELKSHLIGWLTEHGYEPVDHGPFVYDALDDYPVFCLRAAEGVRADREQGLDSLGVVIGGSGNGEQIAANKVKGIRAALAWSEETATLAREHNDAWVVAVGGRMHTLDEMTRLVEVFLATPFPGDERHVRRIGQLASYETTGELPPLPESALGHQD, from the coding sequence ATGCGCGTTCACCTCGGCTGCGACCACGCCGGCCTCGAGCTCAAGTCCCACCTCATCGGCTGGCTGACCGAGCACGGCTACGAGCCGGTCGACCACGGACCGTTCGTCTACGACGCGCTCGACGACTACCCGGTCTTCTGCCTGCGCGCGGCCGAGGGCGTGCGGGCCGACCGCGAGCAGGGCCTCGACAGCCTCGGCGTCGTCATCGGCGGCTCCGGCAACGGCGAGCAGATCGCCGCCAACAAGGTCAAGGGCATCCGCGCCGCCCTCGCCTGGTCGGAGGAGACCGCCACCCTCGCGCGTGAGCACAACGACGCCTGGGTCGTGGCCGTCGGCGGCCGGATGCACACCCTCGACGAGATGACCCGTCTCGTCGAGGTCTTCCTGGCCACCCCGTTCCCCGGCGACGAGCGTCACGTACGCCGCATCGGCCAGCTGGCGTCGTACGAGACCACGGGCGAGCTCCCGCCGCTGCCCGAGTCGGCTCTCGGGCACCAGGACTGA
- a CDS encoding Fpg/Nei family DNA glycosylase: MPEGHTLHRLAGELTAVLGGSRVRVGSPQGRFADSAAQLDGALLVDADAWGKQLFIRFEGERFVHVHLGLYGTFDVRDGVDEIPPPVGQVRLRLARPGAYADLRGATTCALVTAAERAAVVAKAGPDPLRDDADPERAWARISRSTAPIGTLLMDQTVLAGVGNVYRAEVLFRHRIHPLRPGRTLRRTQWGAIWDDLVVLMGEGVLTGRIDTVRPEHTPEAMGRPPRVDDHGGEVYVYRRAAQPCHVCGGTVRTEVLGGRNLFWCPRCQPVFRSRAAAR; encoded by the coding sequence ATGCCCGAGGGTCATACCCTCCATCGCCTCGCCGGCGAGCTGACCGCGGTCCTCGGGGGGAGCCGCGTCCGGGTCGGGAGCCCCCAGGGCCGCTTCGCCGACTCCGCCGCGCAGCTCGACGGCGCCCTCCTCGTCGACGCCGACGCCTGGGGCAAGCAGCTGTTCATCCGGTTCGAGGGCGAGCGCTTCGTGCACGTTCACCTCGGCCTCTACGGCACCTTCGACGTCCGTGACGGCGTCGACGAGATCCCGCCGCCGGTCGGCCAGGTCCGGCTGCGCCTGGCCCGCCCCGGTGCGTACGCCGACCTGCGGGGCGCGACCACCTGCGCGCTCGTCACGGCGGCCGAGCGCGCGGCCGTGGTCGCGAAGGCCGGCCCGGACCCGTTGCGCGACGACGCGGACCCGGAGCGGGCGTGGGCGCGGATCTCGCGCAGCACCGCACCCATCGGCACCCTGCTGATGGACCAGACCGTCCTCGCCGGCGTCGGCAACGTCTACCGCGCCGAAGTGCTGTTCCGGCACCGCATCCACCCGCTGCGGCCCGGTCGCACGCTTCGCCGTACGCAATGGGGTGCGATCTGGGACGATCTGGTGGTGCTGATGGGGGAGGGCGTGCTGACCGGGCGGATCGACACCGTCCGGCCCGAGCACACCCCGGAGGCGATGGGACGCCCGCCCCGGGTCGACGACCACGGCGGCGAGGTCTACGTCTACCGGCGCGCCGCTCAGCCCTGCCACGTCTGCGGGGGCACGGTGCGCACCGAGGTGCTCGGCGGCCGCAACCTGTTCTGGTGCCCGCGCTGCCAGCCGGTCTTCCGCTCCCGGGCGGCGGCTCGATGA